A window from Gossypium raimondii isolate GPD5lz chromosome 7, ASM2569854v1, whole genome shotgun sequence encodes these proteins:
- the LOC105800768 gene encoding serine/threonine-protein phosphatase 7 — translation MSSDDSNNISPISRDADAVACSPSSTAVTYSDNPSPSSLPTVAPDPLSWPPDGKLCLEWIQHLMSVFEWSSRNLAPSAFPSVFPVPVFDALVLTASKILHKEPNCLQINIPDSDSTVVVVGDLHGQLHDLLFLLQDAGFPAQNRIFVFNGDYVDRGAWGLETFLLLLAWKVFMPHRVFLLRGNHESKYCTSTYGFEKEVLAKYGDKGKHVYRKCLGCFEGLPLASIIAERVYTAHGGLFRSISVTPSRRSKGKKNRRINLIPEANALCLGSLEELSKARRSVLDPPWEGLNLIPGDVLWSDPSMKPGLSPNKERGIGLLWGPDCTEEFLKKFKLKLIIRSHEGPDAREKRPGLGGMDEGYTIDHDVESGKLITVFSAPDYPQFQATEERYNNKGAYVVLKPPRFDNPEFHSFEAITPRPKVNPYYDFEEVIDSDEDLDLASMVTTDL, via the exons ATGTCTTCTGATGACAGCAATAATATCAGTCCAATTTCAAGAGATGCAGATGCGGTTGCATGCTCCCCCTCTTCCACCGCCGTCACCTACAGCGACAACCCCTCTCCGTCCTCACTCCCAACTGTTGCTCCAGACCCTCTGTCTTGGCCCCCTGATGGCAAGCTCTGCCTTGAGTGGATCCAGCATCTCATGTCCGTGTTCGAGTGGAGTTCGAGAAATCTGGCCCCCTCGGCTTTCCCCTCCGTGTTTCCAGTTCCCGTTTTTGATGCCCTCGTTCTTACTGCTTCCAAGATCCTCCACAAGGAACCCAATTGCCTCCAAATCAACATCCCCGACTCCGATTCAACGGTCGTAGTGGTTGGCGATCTTCATGGCCAATTGCATGATCTTCTATTCCTGCTCCAAGATGCTGGCTTTCCTGCCCAAAATCGGATATTTGTCTTCAATGGGGATTATGTTGACAGGGGAGCTTGGGGTCTTGAGACTTTCTTGCTCTTGCTAGCCTGGAAG GTTTTCATGCCGCATAGAGTGTTTCTCCTTCGTGGAAACCATGAATCCAAATACTGCACCTCTACTTATGGGTTTGAGAAGGAAGTTCTGGCAAAGTATGGGGATAAAGGTAAGCATGTGTATCGAAAATGTTTGGGATGCTTTGAAGGACTACCTTTGGCCTCTATAATTGCTGAGCGTGTATATACTGCTCACGGGGGGCTTTTCCGCAGCATTTCTGTCACTCCTTCTAGAAGGTCAAAAGGGAAGAAGAATCGTAGGATAAATCTCATCCCTGAAGCCAACGCCTTATGCCTTGGTTCCTTGGAGGAATTATCTAAAGCTCGAAGATCAGTCCTCGATCCTCCTTGGGAAGGATTGAATTTGATTCCTGGTGATGTGCTATGGTCAGATCCATCAATGAAACCCGGTCTTTCCCCAAATAAGGAGAGAGGCATTGGCCTGTTATGGGGCCCTGACTGCACGGAGGAATTCTTAAAAAAGTTCAAACTAAAG CTAATTATCAGGTCGCATGAAGGCCCAGATGCAAGAGAAAAAAGGCCTGGTCTTGGAGGAATGGATGAAGGATACACAATAGATCATGATGTGGAATCGGGGAAACTGATAACTGTATTTAGTGCTCCAGACTACCCACAATTTCAG GCAACAGAAGAGAGATACAATAACAAAGGAGCATATGTTGTACTAAAGCCCCCTCGTTTTGATAATCCTGAATTTCATAGTTTTGAAGCAATTACCCCAAGACCCAAG GTGAATCCATACTATGACTTTGAGGAGGTGATTGATTCTGATGAAGACTTGGATTTAGCTTCAATGGTGACTACTGACTTGTAA